A portion of the Pseudomonas synxantha BG33R genome contains these proteins:
- the murD gene encoding UDP-N-acetylmuramoyl-L-alanine--D-glutamate ligase translates to MSLIASDHFRIVVGLGKSGMSLVRFLANRGTSFAVADTRENPPELVTLRRDYPHVEVRCGELDVEFLCRADELYVSPGLALATPALQAAAARGVKLSGDIDLFARNAKAPIVAISGSNAKSTVTTLVGEMAAAAGKRVAVGGNLGVPALDLLSDDVELYVMELSSFQLETTHDLGAEVATVLNVSEDHMDRYSGLPAYHLAKHRIFRGARQFVVNRQDALSRPLMGEGMPCWTFGLGKPDFKGFGIREENGEKYLAFEFQNLMPVRELKIRGAHNQSNALAALALGHAVGLPFDAMLASLRTFAGLEHRCQWVRDLNGVSYYNDSKATNVGAALAAIEGLGADIDGKLVLIAGGDGKGADFKDLANPVAAHCRAVVLMGRDSDLIAAALGDAVPQVRATSLDDAIAHCKALAQPGDAVLLSPACASFDMFKNYEERGQLFARAVEALA, encoded by the coding sequence GTGTCCCTGATCGCTTCAGACCACTTCCGCATCGTTGTCGGCCTCGGCAAGAGCGGCATGTCCCTGGTTCGCTTCCTGGCGAACCGGGGCACGTCGTTCGCCGTGGCCGACACGCGGGAAAATCCACCGGAGCTGGTCACGCTGCGCCGTGACTACCCGCACGTGGAAGTGCGTTGTGGCGAGTTGGATGTCGAGTTTCTGTGCCGTGCCGATGAGCTCTACGTGAGCCCCGGCCTGGCCCTGGCTACGCCCGCCCTGCAAGCTGCCGCAGCGCGTGGCGTCAAGCTGTCCGGCGATATCGATCTGTTTGCGCGTAACGCCAAGGCGCCGATCGTGGCCATCAGCGGTTCCAACGCGAAGAGCACCGTGACCACCCTGGTCGGCGAAATGGCGGCTGCGGCCGGCAAGCGCGTGGCTGTGGGCGGCAATCTCGGTGTGCCGGCGTTGGACCTGCTCAGCGACGACGTCGAGTTGTACGTGATGGAGTTGTCGAGCTTCCAGCTGGAAACCACCCACGATCTCGGCGCTGAAGTGGCCACCGTGCTGAATGTCAGCGAAGACCATATGGACCGCTACAGCGGCCTGCCGGCTTATCACTTGGCCAAGCACCGGATCTTCCGTGGCGCCAGGCAATTTGTAGTCAATCGCCAGGATGCCCTGAGCCGTCCGCTGATGGGCGAGGGCATGCCTTGCTGGACTTTCGGCCTGGGCAAACCCGATTTCAAAGGCTTCGGCATTCGCGAAGAGAACGGCGAGAAGTACCTGGCCTTCGAATTCCAGAACCTGATGCCGGTACGCGAACTGAAGATCCGTGGCGCACATAACCAGTCCAATGCCCTGGCTGCACTGGCGCTCGGTCATGCGGTTGGCCTGCCATTCGACGCCATGCTCGCCAGCCTGCGTACGTTCGCTGGCCTTGAGCATCGCTGCCAGTGGGTACGCGACCTCAATGGCGTGAGCTACTACAACGACTCCAAGGCCACCAACGTCGGTGCCGCCCTGGCTGCCATCGAGGGCCTGGGTGCCGATATCGACGGCAAGCTGGTGCTGATCGCTGGTGGTGATGGCAAGGGCGCCGACTTCAAGGACCTTGCAAATCCGGTCGCCGCCCATTGCCGCGCTGTGGTGCTGATGGGTCGCGATTCGGACCTGATTGCCGCCGCCCTCGGCGACGCGGTGCCGCAAGTACGCGCGACTTCGCTGGATGACGCCATTGCCCACTGCAAAGCCCTGGCCCAGCCGGGGGACGCCGTGCTGCTGTCGCCGGCCTGCGCCAGTTTCGACATGTTCAAGAATTACGAAGAGCGCGGTCAGCTGTTCGCCCGCGCCGTGGAGGCCTTGGCATGA
- the ftsW gene encoding putative lipid II flippase FtsW, with translation MSLNLKNIIKPYPSPIITGRGIDLDFPMLAGCLALLGLGLVMITSASSEVAAVQSGNTLYMMIRHLVYLVIGLGACIVTMMIPIATWQRLGWLMLIGAFGLLVMVIVPGIGREVNGSMRWIGFGAFNVQPSEIAKVFVVIYLAGYLVRRQKEVRESWMGFFKPFIVLLPMAGLLLMEPDFGATVVMMGAAAAMLFLGGVGLFRFTLMVVLAVAAVTILVQAQPYRMARLITFTDPWSDQFGSGYQLTQALIAFGRGEWLGVGLGNSVQKQFYLPEAHTDFVFSVLAEELGVVGSLCTVGLFVFVCVRAMYIGLWAEKAKQFFAAYVAYGLAFLWIGQFLINIGVNVGLLPTKGLTLPFLSYGGSSLVICCACLGLLLRIEWESRTHLGSEEMEFSESDFAEEPTHGR, from the coding sequence ATGAGCCTCAACCTGAAAAACATCATCAAGCCGTACCCGTCGCCGATCATTACCGGGCGCGGCATCGACCTCGATTTCCCAATGCTCGCCGGGTGCCTCGCGCTGCTCGGCCTGGGCCTGGTGATGATCACTTCGGCATCCTCCGAAGTGGCTGCCGTGCAGTCGGGCAATACCCTTTACATGATGATCCGTCACCTGGTGTATCTGGTGATCGGCCTCGGCGCGTGCATCGTCACCATGATGATTCCTATCGCCACCTGGCAGCGTCTGGGCTGGCTGATGCTGATCGGCGCGTTCGGTTTGCTGGTGATGGTGATCGTGCCCGGCATCGGCCGCGAGGTGAACGGTTCGATGCGCTGGATCGGCTTCGGCGCGTTCAACGTGCAGCCCTCGGAGATTGCCAAAGTGTTCGTGGTGATCTACCTGGCCGGTTACCTGGTACGCCGTCAGAAAGAAGTGCGCGAAAGCTGGATGGGCTTCTTCAAACCCTTCATCGTGCTGCTGCCCATGGCCGGGCTGTTGCTGATGGAGCCCGACTTCGGTGCCACCGTGGTCATGATGGGCGCTGCGGCGGCCATGCTGTTCCTCGGCGGCGTCGGCCTGTTCCGCTTCACCTTGATGGTGGTGCTGGCAGTCGCGGCGGTGACCATTCTGGTACAGGCGCAACCTTACCGGATGGCCCGTCTGATTACCTTCACCGACCCCTGGTCCGATCAGTTCGGTTCCGGCTACCAGTTGACCCAGGCGCTGATTGCCTTCGGTCGCGGCGAGTGGCTGGGCGTGGGCCTGGGCAACAGCGTGCAGAAGCAGTTCTACCTGCCCGAAGCCCACACCGACTTCGTGTTCTCGGTACTCGCCGAAGAGCTGGGTGTCGTGGGTTCGCTGTGCACTGTCGGCCTGTTCGTATTCGTCTGTGTACGCGCCATGTACATCGGTCTGTGGGCCGAGAAGGCCAAGCAGTTCTTTGCCGCCTACGTTGCCTACGGGCTGGCATTCCTGTGGATCGGCCAGTTCCTGATCAACATCGGCGTGAACGTCGGCCTGCTGCCGACCAAGGGCCTGACCTTGCCGTTCCTCAGTTACGGTGGCAGTTCGTTGGTGATCTGCTGCGCCTGTCTTGGCTTGTTGCTGCGTATCGAGTGGGAGAGTCGAACCCACTTGGGCAGCGAAGAGATGGAGTTCAGCGAAAGCGACTTCGCCGAGGAGCCGACCCATGGGCGCTAA
- the murG gene encoding undecaprenyldiphospho-muramoylpentapeptide beta-N-acetylglucosaminyltransferase: MGANVLIMAGGTGGHVFPALACAREFQNRGYTVHWLGTPRGIENELVPNAGLPLHLINVTGLRGKSKLSLLKAPFVLLKAVMQARRIIRELKPVCVLGFGGYVTGPGGVAAKLAGVPVIVHEQNAVAGTANRLLVPLASRVCEAFPKTFAASDKLRTTGNPVRTELFMAIARDALAGRKAHLLILGGSLGAEPLNKLLPEAVAQLPEDVRPEIFHQAGKNHDEVTATRYREAGVEANVQPFIKDMAQAYGWADLVVCRAGALTVSELAAAGLPSLLVPLPHAIDDHQTRNAEYLAGEGAAFLLPQRTTGAADLAARLTEVLMQPERLNSMASTASRLAKPDATRTVVDICLEVAHG; the protein is encoded by the coding sequence ATGGGCGCTAACGTGTTGATCATGGCTGGCGGCACCGGGGGGCATGTGTTCCCGGCCCTGGCTTGCGCCCGTGAATTCCAGAACCGCGGCTATACCGTGCACTGGTTGGGTACGCCCCGTGGCATTGAAAACGAATTGGTGCCCAATGCCGGTTTGCCCCTGCATCTGATCAACGTCACCGGCCTGCGTGGCAAGAGCAAGTTGTCCCTGCTCAAGGCGCCGTTCGTGTTGCTCAAGGCGGTCATGCAGGCACGCAGGATCATCCGCGAACTGAAGCCGGTGTGTGTGCTCGGTTTCGGCGGTTATGTGACCGGCCCTGGTGGCGTCGCGGCGAAGCTCGCTGGCGTACCGGTGATCGTGCACGAACAGAACGCCGTCGCCGGGACTGCCAACCGTCTGCTGGTGCCGTTGGCATCGCGGGTGTGTGAAGCCTTCCCGAAAACCTTCGCTGCCTCGGACAAGCTTCGTACCACCGGTAACCCAGTGCGTACCGAACTGTTCATGGCCATTGCGCGTGACGCTCTGGCCGGGCGCAAGGCGCACCTGCTGATCCTGGGCGGAAGCCTGGGCGCCGAGCCACTGAACAAATTGCTGCCTGAAGCCGTTGCGCAACTTCCTGAGGATGTGCGCCCGGAGATCTTCCACCAGGCCGGCAAGAACCATGATGAAGTCACCGCCACGCGTTATCGCGAGGCCGGTGTGGAGGCGAATGTACAGCCCTTCATCAAAGACATGGCCCAAGCCTATGGCTGGGCCGACCTGGTGGTCTGCCGCGCTGGTGCGCTGACCGTCAGTGAACTGGCCGCTGCCGGTCTGCCGTCGTTGCTGGTGCCTTTGCCCCATGCGATCGACGATCACCAGACCCGCAACGCCGAATATTTGGCCGGGGAGGGCGCTGCCTTCCTGCTGCCGCAAAGAACGACTGGCGCCGCCGATTTGGCCGCACGCCTGACCGAGGTTTTGATGCAACCGGAACGACTCAACAGCATGGCGAGCACCGCAAGCCGCCTGGCCAAACCTGACGCAACCCGCACCGTGGTCGATATCTGCCTGGAGGTGGCCCATGGTTGA